In Aedes albopictus strain Foshan chromosome 3, AalbF5, whole genome shotgun sequence, the genomic window NNNNNNNNNNNNNNNNNNNNNNNNNNNNNNNNNNNNNNNNNNNNNNNNNNNNNNNNNNNNNNNNNNNNNNNNNNNNNNNNNNNNNNNNNNNNNNNNNNNNNNNNNNNNNNNNNNNNNNNCCGTGAGTCGACCTCGCGCAGTGCTTGGGAACGATCGTCGACGCGGGATTACTCGCCGCCTGCGCGTAGCTCGTACGATCGTGATTCGTACGATCGTCGTGATCGTGATCGTGACAGCACTCGCCGTGATCGCGATCGTGACCGTGACTACTACAGTAGCAGCAGTCGCGATCGCGATCGCGGCTATGATAGCAGCAGCAGTCGCGATTACAGTCGTGACTATGAGCGTGATCGTTACCGTCGTCGCGATTCGCCCGAGCGTAACCGGCGCGAAAGCAGCCGTAGCAGCAGTGACTACCCGCGGGTTAAGCAGGAACGCCACTCGCCGGATTCGGACCGCGAGGAGATGCGATCGGTCACGTCTCGATCCAGCGATGCCCACCGAGTTTGAGGGTACGGACGTGGGGCACTGTTAGCGGCACCGTCGTCCCCACGACAACCTtcctgttgagaaccactggttTAGTCTCTCATGCTCTCGCCGATCTACGcgctcgccgatagcatttcgttattcctcggtcgatgcacaatcgcagagatTAATTAGAAGTAATGTAGTCGCCGTGTCGTACATACGTGTCGTTTTGTAATgtaattttaatgtaaataaagttatgttttaaaGTGTTATTTCGCTACGCCTGGGAGTTTGAATAGACTGTTatgtctcccggccaccccgaactccaggtcGTAACACTTCCCCACCGGGAACTAGCTTCTCGTCAAGCGACTTTCCCGAACTGGGCGCGGTTCGGAGCGCTGGCCGTGGCATGTTGAGCAAATAAGAGGTCATTGTTGGGGGGAGAATATTGACAACAGAAGAAACGATGACTATTGAGGGGTTATCGAACGATCTGCTCAGCATGATGGAGCACGAATCTTCTTCTGCACTGGAAGATTCCACTACTTTTAAGGCAAGTTTGATCCCAATTGTACACATTAAGTTTCcaaagttttaatttgtttttggacATTCTTTTTTTTTCCCTGGCcttgttcgcaggggttgacggtattaaagtgaaggagtttcattttgattattgtaatgtagtgttctttagtgaaacatatcacctttttaacactttaatgcgcctccaacggttcatcacgaaccggctgctgcagatggagtatggctgatcatatgcatcagacatgctcgataaacacggaggaaccgccagggctcagtagagtctattcccaagcaattgttccaaatcggttggatttgagaaggttttgatgatcgttacaaatcctaataaaagttttataggatttgtgactggttctggaaccttttacagccagctgacttcaaaatgttgtttgggctctatttcccacgtttctcggttgattttgattattaattaattaatgtcatagtcgcttttttgaatttttacaatgttaggtacttgattatattttctttaaataaagcaattaaaatcaaccgaaacattaatagtgggaaggagatttgcagcacttaattgtgctgataaatatattcgaagctaacgtgcgaacacttaaacgcattgcgtttgacgtgacagtttggactggacaaaaaactgactgctttttattaactgaacaacgttacttttgtatgactatgttaacatttctaggccacgcatgagaaaatgacatggtttatcttggtaggaccgataggacagaacaaATTCGAATATGTTTCTGTTTCTgtaggttttggaccgatgacaatttaaagacacaagagatgaacacatagaagtagaaatcaagaaaacaatttgacacagaatcgactatatttgaACATacgggttcgattgattcgatgaatctatctagaagtatctagaaaacaattgacgctaagattggaaaaaagcttgcatTTGAGACTAGACTACAATAATGGTCGATAGggaacaatgcgctagacagcattattattcattttttaatatttacccgtaggcttttcgccggttgacagtacagtattcagctgtgtacgaagatacggattagttggtgtacagatgacagggttctcacgggaagtgcttcaagcaaggcttacataacaactgacaataaagaaacctattttccttgactttctatgcaatggacatctgaccgaacacacgtgttttcgttaatctcctaggcgttattaagacatgacgtatgtgcatgacggaacaactagcaggacacagttctagACGTCTCTATtcaataacgacattcagcatatttccaataaaactacacttcaataaggCAAAGACTatagctgctatgatagaacagatcagaatgacttaattgacaaTTACCtcggagatctacttcgaataactgacaaattggcaagaacctaactaattacatggaccatactacaaaaaaaaacaattgacaaaaagaaaaaaggggaaacttttattaaaactatttttgttcaacgcaggccaaaacagtgtcgacttgggccacacacgcctacgtacttctgtgtgttgaaacaaaaatagaggctcctagaagcaaatgtagggaaagggtgtggtgtagaacataagcacagtgtgctaccgccgtaatcactttgaaaaaaaaaaaaaaagttttaatttgtttttggacattcttttttttttactttcttttATTTTACATAACACACTTTTCATGTTTCATGTCACAATTTTTCTAAACAactcatttttcatattttttcgttCTCACGGAAAAACATAGAGAAATTGTAAATTTTAGTATCGTGACAACCAGTTTTTGAAGAAGGTCAATCTATGTTCAatgtttatttttcttgtatttgtaAAGTGCTGTGTTAGTTATACCAATGATGCAAAATGCCAGTTTTATATTTCTCTGTAACAAAAACACGATACCTaccttaccttgttggctacaaagtaactttactccaatgccgagcgtatagtagagcaccatcttcgtcggtcttgggcgatgttcctccagtttccccgaacgtgtagggatcgtagatcttcttcaaccgcgtgcagccagcgagttcgcggccgcccacgaagccgcctacctctaccgggttctctgctgaatattgttttcgctattctttcttccgacattcgcactacgtgtccagcccactgaagtctgccgtattttatacgtttcacaatattcgcatcttcgtacacttggtacaactcgtgattcatgcgtctgcgccacactccattttcttgtttcccaccgagaattgtccgcagcactttgcgctcaaaaactccaaaagcttttcggtctacctcctttaacgtccacgcttcgtgaccgtagagggcaaccggaagaatcagcgtcttatacagagcgaattttgtttgcgtttgcaagttacgggacctaagctggctacgcaatccgtaaaaggccctattcgcagctgcaatacgccttttcacttcacgggaaacgtcattgtcacatgtaacaagtgttccaagataaacaaattcttcaacaacttcaaacacttccccatcaatcactacctcagcactaacaccactaggcctacttctgtctctacccgctatcatgtacttcgtcttggtagagttagtcgtcaagcctatcctcgctgtctctctcttcagaggagcataagcttcctccactgccctacgatcgatgccgatgagatcaatatcgtccgcaaaaccgaggagcatgtgcgaccgtgtgatgatagagccattcctctgcacgcctgacctcctaatcgctccttcgagtgcaatgttgaacaataaatttgaaagagcattcccctgcttcaatccatccaaggtcacaaacgacgtagacacttcgtccgcgatccgaatacttgattttgatccatccagcgttgcgcgtatcagcctaattagtttcgccggaaaaccatgttctgacattatctgccaaagctcatttcttttcactgaatcgtacgctgctttaaaatcaatgaacagatggtgagtctgcaagttatattcccgaaatttatctaggatcatccgcagggtaaacatttgatccgtcgttgatcggccctcacgaaaaccagcctggtattcgccgacgcaggactcctcaagaggtcgcagtctgttgaacaggacacgtgacagtatcttatacgccgaatttaaaagggtaatccctctgtaattggcacactccagtctgtgccctttcttgtagattgggcatatgaggccatccaaccaactagtgggcaattcttcatcctcccaaatctttataataatctgatggattgattgatgtagctgctcgcttccgtgcttaagaagttcgaccgggatctcgtccttcccagcagccttgctgtttttcagctccttaagggcctttttaacctcatccagtgttggtggttccactgcttgactgtcatccattatgtttatcctgttcctgggtgctccttcgctgctaccattcaacaaatcttcgaagtgctccttccacctggctgccaccattgttttgtctgtcagcaaatttccttcccggtcattgcacatggcgggcactggcgcagtcttgtgccgcgcgccattgacagttgcataaaatctccgcatatcgttcctgtccatactttcctgcgcttcagcaataacactcttcgtgttgccgttttttcctgcggtggattcgtttctcttctgctcttgcaaccctgtaccgctctctgttctggcgggtaccggccactagcattcgacttctggcggcattcttttcgttcgtcgctcgttggcagtcctcgtcaaaccaaccattacgttggcgtcgctgagcggtaccaatcacctcttgcgctgttgttgtcactgcttcgtggatacttccccacaag contains:
- the LOC115263629 gene encoding negative elongation factor E-like; this encodes MNAWERSSTRDYSPPARSSYDRDSYDRRDRDRDSTRRDRDRDRDYYSSSSRDRDRGYDSSSSRDYSRDYERDRYRRRDSPERNRRESSRSSSDYPRVKQERHSPDSDREEMRSVTSRSSDAHRV